In the genome of Salvelinus sp. IW2-2015 linkage group LG25, ASM291031v2, whole genome shotgun sequence, one region contains:
- the LOC111951649 gene encoding heparan sulfate glucosamine 3-O-sulfotransferase 1, with protein MACLLVSVFLLVLQTYAAPSEFVQSLDLGPGLTANVTLSPPPGTSKHAPHSIIIGVRKGGTRALLEMLDIHPEVAAAATEVHFFDWDENYAKGFDWYRELMPYSYPHQITVEKTPGYFTSSLAPERIRAMNSSIKLLLILRDPTERVISDYTQVYFNRLENHKPVQAIENLLVRSGALNTRYKAIQRSFYDVHMRNWLRHFPLEQIHIVDGDTLIRDPLPELQKVERFLNLPPRIMSSNFYFNQTKGFYCIRSEGRERCLHESKGRPHPAVNSTVLQQLRSYLREHNRNFYRLVKRSFDWQ; from the coding sequence ATGGCCTGCTTGTTGGTGTCAGTGTTCCTCCTGGTTCTCCAGACTTATGCTGCCCCGTCAGAGTTTGTTCAGAGTCTGGATCTGGGCCCTGGACTCACTGCCAATGTCACTCTGTCACCACCCCCGGGGACTAGCAAACATGCCCCCCACAGCATCATCATTGGGGTGCGCAAGGGGGGGACACGCGCCCTGCTGGAGATGCTAGATATCCACCCTGAGGTAGCTGCCGCCGCCACAGAGGTGCACTTCTTCGACTGGGATGAGAACTACGCCAAGGGCTTTGACTGGTACCGTGAGCTGATGCCCTATTCCTACCCGCACCAGATCACAGTGGAGAAGACGCCAGGCTATTTCACCTCTTCCTTGGCGCCAGAACGCATCCGTGCCATGAACTCCTCCATCAAGCTGCTGCTGATCCTGCGGGACCCAACTGAACGCGTCATCTCGGACTACACCCAGGTCTACTTCAACCGCCTGGAGAACCACAAGCCAGTGCAGGCCATTGAGAATCTGCTGGTGCGCAGCGGAGCTCTCAACACCCGCTACAAGGCTATCCAGCGTAGCTTCTACGACGTGCATATGCGGAACTGGCTACGCCACTTCCCTCTGGAGCAGATCCACATCGTTGATGGGGACACTTTGATCCGGGACCCCCTTCCTGAGCTGCAGAAAGTAGAGCGTTTCCTCAACCTGCCCCCCAGGATAATGTCGTCCAACTTCTACTTCAACCAGACCAAGGGGTTCTACTGCATCCGGAGTGAGGGGCGAGAACGCTGCCTGCATGAGTCCAAAGGGCGTCCCCACCCGGCCGTCAACAGTACCGTGCTGCAACAGCTACGCTCCTACCTCCGGGAGCACAATCGTAACTTCTACCGGCTGGTGAAGCGCTCTTTTGACTGGCAGTAA